A window of the Aspergillus flavus chromosome 6, complete sequence genome harbors these coding sequences:
- a CDS encoding F-box domain protein → MATNSTTSQKDKPFSQLPTDCLVSILDQLSSEDSLTVSTICKDLRASATPFAYRDIALDWSARPLRRLLQLLRLIFNNPDIASYIQHLSLVSSEPGHWEDTQPEIDWETESQNFRDVIDQSMNIVRRAGFPDVDDWHLPLNGGNIYCYAAIFLSQLPNLKSLRLDYSLVWWDGYPGIMLKQALFSPNGVLSTFQHLEVVDYGGNVPIAESEDIYSDESPDSYPPYNPDQFMAWFCLPSLRHLNIWLRDIEGLRETVPDLDLSKLETLILARTTISEDDVAFLLSRTPNLRNLHLGMAYAWGRELVLQDAPTLAKALKSVSKTLHHLSLGVELYPSNLGDRYWDGEEDHFHDSFRDILHSFPNLVSAEIPLSVLMGWYMQDAPELGPLLPKSIRHLCLREDLRCFYDFEWEQDEVNDLIRKFISNWRAYTPGLKSITWRLWDQNYSTGWEEFQEDLRKACADAGLTLEIVVDDLGTGLWSRECSSFEGAVALQ, encoded by the exons ATGGCTACCAACAGCACAACCTCGCAAAAAGACAA GCCATTTTCTCAACTTCCCACGGATTGTCTAGTATCTATTCTAGATCAGCTCTCCTCAGAAGATTCGTTAACTGTGTCCACTATCTGCAAAGACCTCCGCGCATCGGCTACACCGTTTGCCTACCGCGATATTGCCCTAGACTGGAGCGCCCGGCCCTTGCGCCGACTACTGCAGTTATTGCGATTGATATTCAACAACCCCGATATAGCATCTTATATCCAACATCTCAGTCTTGTATCCTCCGAACCAGGACACTGGGAAGACACCCAGCCGGAGATAGATTGGGAAACAGAGTCCCAGAATTTCCGCGATGTCATCGACCAATCCATGAACATTGTCCGACGGGCCGGATTTCCCGACGTCGATGACTGGCACCTACCCCTAAATGGCGGGAACATCTACTGCTACGCCGCCATCTTCCTGTCACAACTTCCCAACTTAAAGTCCCTACGTCTGGACTATTCATTGGTCTGGTGGGACGGGTACCCAGGCATCATGCTCAAGCAGGCCCTCTTCTCCCCAAACGGAGTACTCTCCACATTCCAACATCTTGAGGTAGTAGACTACGGGGGCAATGTCCCCATCGCCGAAAGTGAGGATATATACAGTGACGAATCACCCGATAGCTATCCTCCATATAATCCGGACCAATTCATGGCCTGGTTCTGTCTCCCCTCGTTACGTCACTTGAATATATGGCTCCGAGACATCGAAGGACTAAGGGAAACAGTCCCGGATCTCGATCTCAGCAAACTAGAAACACTCATCCTCGCACGAACCACCATCTCCGAAGACGACGTCGCATTCTTACTCTCCCGGACGCCCAATTTAAGAAACCTCCACCTTGGGATGGCCTACGCCTGGGGCAGAGAGTTAGTCCTCCAAGATGCACCCACACTAGCTAAAGCTCTAAAGTCCGTAAGCAAGACCCTACACCATCTCTCCCTAGGAGTGGAACTCTACCCATCCAACCTGGGAGACCGCTACTGGGACGGCGAAGAGGATCACTTTCACGACTCATTCCGGGATATCTTACATTCTTTCCCGAATCTGGTATCTGCGGAGATACCCCTCTCTGTTCTTATGGGTTGGTATATGCAAGATGCTCCCGAGTTGGGCCCTCTCTTGCCGAAATCAATACGTCATTTGTGTTTAAGGGAAGATCTGAGATGTTTTTATGATTTTGAGTGGGAGCAGGATGAGGTTAATGATCTGATTCGGAAGTTTATTTCTAATTGGCGTGCTTATACACCCGGGTTGAAGAGTATTACTTGGAGATTGTGGGATCAGAATTATAGTACTGGATGGGAGGAGTTTCAGGAGGATTTGCGTAAGGCTTGTGCGGATGCGGGTTTGACGTTGGAGATTGTCGTTGATGATCTTGGGACTGGGTTGTGGAGTCGGGAGTGCTCTTCTTTTGAGGGGGCGGTGGCACTGCAGTAA